The following are encoded together in the Triticum dicoccoides isolate Atlit2015 ecotype Zavitan chromosome 6B, WEW_v2.0, whole genome shotgun sequence genome:
- the LOC119320696 gene encoding alpha/beta-gliadin clone PW8142-like, which translates to MGLLEDVNGEDGDEDDKIGKERVERRGVQQCPSSKRGRGKEMETSLEQQQQQQQQILQQILQQQLIPCRDVILQQPNIAHASSQVSQQQQQQQQQQQQQILQQILQQQLIPCRDVVLQQPNIAHASSQVSQQSYQLLQQLCCQQLWQTPEQSRCQAIHNVVHAIILHQQKQQQQQQQQQQQQQQQQQQPSSQVSYQQPQQQYTSAQGSFQPSQQNPQAQGFVQPQQLPQFEEIRNLALQTLPAMCNVYIPPYCSTTIVPFGIIGTN; encoded by the exons ATGGGGCTACTAGAGGACGTGAACGGGGAAGATGGCGATGAGGATGATAAGATTGGGAAGGAGAGGGTGGAGAGAAG AGGCGTGCAGCAGTGCCCGAGCAGCAAACGTGGTCGGGGAAAAGAGATGGAGACGAGCCTTGAGCAG caacaacaacaacaacaacaaatcctTCAACAAATTCTGCAACAACAACTGATTCCATGCAGGGATGTCATCTTGCAACAACCCAACATAGCACATGCAAGCTCACAAGTATCGCAACA acaacaacaacaacaacaacaacaacaacaacaaatcctTCAACAAATTCTGCAACAACAACTGATTCCATGCAGGGATGTCGTCTTGCAACAACCCAACATAGCACATGCTAGCTCACAAGTATCGCAACAAAGTTACCAACTGTTGCAACAATTATGTTGTCAGCAATTGTGGCAGACCCCCGAGCAGTCACGGTGCCAAGCCATCCACAATGTCGTGCATGCTATTATTCTGcatcaacaaaaacaacaacaacaacaacaacaacaacaacaacaacaacaacaacaacaacaacaaccgtcGAGCCAGGTCTCCTACCAGCAGCCTCAACAACAATATACATCGGCCCAGGGCTCCTTCCAGCCATCTCAGCAAAACCCACAGGCCCAGGGCTTTGTCCAACCTCAACAACTGCCCCAGTTCGAGGAAATAAGGAACCTAGCGCTGCAGACGCTACCTGCAATGTGCAATGTCTACATCCCTCCATATTGCTCGACCACCATTGTGCCATTTGGCATCATCGGTACTAACTGA